In Micromonospora purpureochromogenes, a single window of DNA contains:
- a CDS encoding DUF2267 domain-containing protein, whose product MEYQDFINAVATRAKVSTDQAATLTSATLETLANRISAGQADNLAYQLPEGLDDHLRQPPPHRREEHANSFGLEEFVRRVADHPAIDRALAGPGVGAVLTTLREAVSRDEFEDAMAQLPKEFRQVIEPVGAGGGQRPGS is encoded by the coding sequence GTGGAATACCAGGATTTCATCAACGCAGTGGCCACGCGGGCAAAGGTGTCGACCGATCAGGCGGCGACACTGACCAGCGCGACGTTGGAGACATTGGCGAATCGGATCAGCGCCGGCCAGGCTGACAACCTTGCCTATCAGCTTCCCGAAGGGCTTGACGATCACCTGCGCCAACCGCCACCGCACAGGCGGGAGGAACATGCCAACTCGTTCGGGCTCGAAGAGTTCGTGCGGCGGGTGGCGGACCACCCTGCCATCGACCGTGCGCTCGCCGGTCCCGGGGTCGGCGCGGTCCTCACCACGCTCCGTGAGGCTGTTTCCCGTGACGAGTTCGAGGACGCGATGGCCCAGCTTCCGAAGGAGTTCCGGCAGGTGATCGAACCGGTGGGTGCCGGTGGCGGGCAGCGCCCCGGCTCGTAG
- a CDS encoding DUF2267 domain-containing protein, whose product MNYAEFLEAVGKRAEMPAAEAANVVGATLTTLAERVSGGEARHLATQLPEELRGYLYKDVDFAEQLDLVEFLNEVGVRAGTDGDRSAEAARAVLTTLREAVSAEDLKNLESELPKDVRRLLHPLDRGIGG is encoded by the coding sequence GTGAACTACGCCGAATTTCTCGAAGCGGTGGGGAAGCGGGCCGAAATGCCGGCGGCGGAGGCGGCGAACGTCGTCGGAGCCACCCTGACGACCTTGGCGGAACGGGTCAGTGGCGGCGAGGCGCGGCACCTGGCCACCCAACTCCCCGAGGAGTTGCGAGGGTACCTGTACAAGGACGTGGACTTCGCCGAACAGCTCGACCTCGTGGAGTTCCTCAATGAGGTAGGGGTCCGCGCGGGAACGGATGGCGACCGGAGCGCCGAGGCCGCCCGCGCCGTGTTGACGACCCTGCGCGAGGCGGTGAGCGCCGAAGACCTCAAGAACCTGGAATCCGAGCTGCCGAAGGACGTCCGGCGGCTGCTTCATCCGTTGGACCGCGGCATCGGGGGCTGA
- a CDS encoding TIGR03619 family F420-dependent LLM class oxidoreductase codes for MEVGFAPPVSGSWATPEHMIHVARRAEQLGYHSLWTFQRLLVPADLAWSETYHSVQDPLTTLAFLAAHTTRVRLGVAVLNMPFISPVLLAKQTATLDILAGGRLDVGLGLGWADEEYQATGVSKHRRGQRAEEFLAVLRALWQNDVAEHRGEFYQVPPTRLEPKPVQRPHPPILLGGQAPAALRRAGRLADGWVSGSQADLTGIGEAVATVKAAAADAGRDPRALRFVCRGAVRVRPTGPPEREPLTGTLEQIRSDLGRLAEAGITEVFVDLNFDPEIGSPRADAQASLRRADEVLDALAPSR; via the coding sequence GTGGAGGTTGGATTCGCCCCGCCCGTCTCCGGCTCGTGGGCCACCCCGGAGCACATGATCCACGTCGCCCGCCGCGCCGAGCAGCTCGGATACCACTCGCTCTGGACGTTCCAGCGGCTCCTGGTCCCCGCCGACCTCGCCTGGAGCGAGACCTACCACAGCGTCCAGGACCCGCTGACCACGCTGGCGTTCCTGGCGGCCCACACCACGCGGGTCCGGCTCGGCGTCGCGGTGCTCAACATGCCGTTCATCTCTCCGGTGCTGCTGGCCAAGCAGACCGCGACTCTCGACATCCTCGCCGGCGGACGGCTCGACGTGGGACTCGGCCTCGGCTGGGCGGACGAGGAGTACCAGGCGACGGGGGTGAGCAAGCATCGGCGGGGCCAGCGGGCCGAGGAGTTCCTCGCCGTTCTCCGCGCCCTCTGGCAGAACGACGTCGCCGAGCATCGCGGCGAGTTCTACCAGGTCCCGCCGACGCGGCTGGAGCCGAAGCCCGTGCAGCGGCCACACCCGCCGATTCTGCTCGGCGGCCAGGCGCCGGCCGCGCTGCGCCGGGCCGGTCGGCTCGCCGACGGCTGGGTCAGTGGCAGCCAGGCGGACCTGACGGGCATCGGTGAGGCGGTCGCGACCGTCAAGGCCGCCGCTGCGGACGCCGGCCGCGATCCCCGCGCACTGCGATTCGTCTGCCGCGGCGCGGTCCGGGTACGCCCGACGGGCCCGCCCGAGCGCGAGCCGCTCACCGGCACCCTCGAGCAGATCCGGTCAGATCTCGGCAGGCTTGCCGAAGCGGGCATCACGGAAGTGTTCGTCGACCTCAACTTCGATCCGGAGATCGGCTCACCGCGCGCCGACGCGCAGGCGTCGCTGCGCCGGGCCGACGAGGTGCTCGACGCCCTCGCTCCGAGCCGCTGA
- a CDS encoding TIGR03668 family PPOX class F420-dependent oxidoreductase: protein MPADDIRHRVRAARVARLTTVGADGRPHLVPVCFVLLDDVVYHAVDEKPKRHRRLRRLENIRATGQACLLVDEYDEDWSRLWWVRLDGHGRLVEDRAEEAAARAALADKYPQYVQRPPAGPVIAVAVTGWSAWSATDAAADPAG from the coding sequence GTGCCCGCCGACGACATCCGGCATCGGGTCCGGGCGGCCAGGGTGGCCCGGCTGACCACCGTCGGAGCGGATGGCCGTCCCCACCTGGTGCCGGTGTGCTTCGTGCTGCTCGACGATGTCGTCTACCACGCGGTGGACGAGAAGCCCAAGCGCCACCGGCGGCTGCGCCGGCTGGAGAACATCCGGGCGACGGGGCAGGCCTGCCTGCTGGTCGACGAGTACGACGAGGACTGGTCGCGGCTGTGGTGGGTCCGGCTGGACGGGCACGGCCGGCTGGTGGAGGACCGCGCGGAGGAGGCGGCGGCCCGCGCGGCGCTGGCCGACAAGTACCCGCAGTACGTCCAGCGACCGCCGGCCGGGCCGGTGATCGCGGTAGCGGTGACCGGCTGGTCGGCGTGGTCCGCGACGGACGCGGCAGCCGACCCGGCCGGGTGA
- a CDS encoding VOC family protein: MASEAPDYFQPEGGLVLTHLLIVRDVDRSREFYQRVLGATVVRERQPAILRFHNSYIVINNEGGPTDDKPGVQAQAPPDSNTLSSAMNVRVTDVRAVYEQWRSRGGEFLTEPKDHGVEIRCYLRDPDGYLIELGQGTGILAEMGRAASA; this comes from the coding sequence ATGGCGAGCGAGGCGCCCGACTACTTCCAGCCCGAGGGTGGGCTGGTGCTCACGCACCTGCTGATCGTGCGGGATGTGGACCGTTCCCGGGAGTTCTACCAGCGGGTGCTGGGCGCGACGGTGGTGCGGGAACGCCAGCCGGCGATCCTGCGGTTCCACAACAGCTACATCGTGATCAACAACGAGGGTGGTCCGACCGACGACAAGCCGGGTGTGCAGGCACAGGCGCCGCCGGATTCGAACACGCTCAGCAGCGCGATGAACGTCCGGGTCACCGATGTCCGAGCCGTCTACGAGCAGTGGCGGTCCCGGGGTGGGGAGTTCCTGACCGAGCCGAAGGATCATGGCGTCGAGATCCGGTGCTACCTGCGCGACCCGGACGGCTATCTGATCGAGCTCGGTCAGGGCACCGGCATCCTCGCCGAGATGGGCCGCGCCGCCTCCGCCTGA
- a CDS encoding PRC-barrel domain-containing protein: MEDLGAKVSYLALPVGTRVYDVDSAPVGVVEHVLTDEPKDIFHGVIVAPPGPDQSHRFAHREQIADLYERGVVLSVPGAEMRDPGEDPPAGVVEEAAHHPVQADLRRAWQRLSRPR; encoded by the coding sequence GTGGAGGATCTCGGCGCGAAGGTCTCGTATCTCGCGCTCCCCGTCGGCACCCGGGTCTACGACGTCGACTCGGCACCCGTCGGCGTGGTCGAGCACGTGCTGACCGACGAACCGAAGGACATCTTCCACGGCGTCATCGTGGCGCCGCCAGGGCCGGACCAGTCCCACCGCTTCGCCCACCGGGAGCAGATCGCCGACCTGTACGAGCGGGGCGTCGTGCTGTCGGTACCCGGTGCCGAAATGCGCGATCCGGGCGAGGACCCGCCGGCCGGAGTGGTCGAGGAAGCGGCTCACCACCCGGTGCAGGCGGACCTGCGCCGCGCCTGGCAGCGGCTGAGTAGACCCCGCTGA